The genomic window CATCATGGGCATAAGTGACAAAAACTATCTGGCCCAGACATTTGGTCCGGAACTTGGCAGAGCAAGCATTACGGGATATTGCATTAAGTTCAAAACACTCTCAGCTATCAATATGGATGTGCTGAAAGCCGCAATTCAATATGGCCTGGATCGTGAGTAAGCTTGCTGATCACGATCCAGACATTGCAATCATGCAACGTAATTAAAGCTTCAACATCATCTCGTTGGTTTGAGTGAAGCCTGCCTTCTCGTAGATGGGCTTGCCGAAGGGCGAGGCATGAAGCGTTATCACCATGTAACCGCGTTCACGGCATAGGTCGGTGGCTGCCTGGAGGATGCGTTTCGCGTAGCCTTTGCCGCGGGCTTTGTCTGCTGTGTAGAAGTTCAGCAGGTATGGGCGGCCTGCTTCGGTGTGCAAGTAGTGCGGCGGGAAGTCGCCGAAGAAGATGCCACCACTTGCCATTACTTCGCCTTCTTCTTCGAGGAGCAGACCCACATAGCGGCCATCGGCTAGGCGTTCACGCACCCACGGCTCGAAGTTCGCGTCCATTGTGTTCAGGCGTTCTTCGGTTGCGAACTCATTCGCGGTGAACATGGCGTGGCGATGTTCGGTAATGAGCTTTGTGTCTTCGACGGTGGCTTGGCGGATGGTGGACATCTCTGTGGTCTCCTTCAGCATTGCAATGCGTGAAAAGAAAGCAGGTCCCTTTCGCTACGCTCGAGGGCATGCTTCGGCTTCACTTCGTTTCGCTCAGGGTGACGAACTTCGTTTGTATGAGCTTCGCTGGATGACGTTGTTGCGAGAAACTTTGAGGCGTATCGGCCGGTTCGAGTGCGTGGAGATTCTTCGCTTCGCTCAGAATGACGGCTAATGGGAAAGAAGAAGGGCGGCCTGTGGGCCGCCCTTACTTGGCTTGGTGGGCGGCTTAGCTGCCGCCCTGATTGGGTGACAGCGATTTAGCGGGCGGCTCCTGCGAGCTGCTCGGCACCGGCTTTGAGAGCTGCGGCCTTGTCGGTCTTTTCCCAGGTGAAGCCTTCGCCGGTACGTCCGAAGTGGCCGTAGGCTGCGGTGGCCTGGAACTTGGGCTTGCGCAGGTCGAGGGTCTCGATGATGGCCTTCGGCGTGAGCGAAAAGTTCTCGCGGACGAGCTTGGTGATTTCGC from Terriglobus sp. TAA 43 includes these protein-coding regions:
- a CDS encoding GNAT family N-acetyltransferase, whose product is MSTIRQATVEDTKLITEHRHAMFTANEFATEERLNTMDANFEPWVRERLADGRYVGLLLEEEGEVMASGGIFFGDFPPHYLHTEAGRPYLLNFYTADKARGKGYAKRILQAATDLCRERGYMVITLHASPFGKPIYEKAGFTQTNEMMLKL